A stretch of [Clostridium] innocuum DNA encodes these proteins:
- a CDS encoding DeoR/GlpR transcriptional regulator produces the protein MNNDKKARRRHQRICEVLQEQEHMQVLELCELFHVSPATIRNDLTVLEKKQLLKRIPGGAVSIGRMPQNTIFSARESLHMDLKDKMADYAVAHLIKEGMNVALDAGTTCCAIAKKLADASCRCTVITYSLPVANALVHCEHIEVFLMAGRLDKKHESFHDDVAVEAMKRMNSDVFFLSPNGIDPIAGITSSATDENIMKRMMHEHAEETIVCADHSKFFKKAFKTICQLSDIKGILSDSKLSGEIQQRYSSMGVRLYLAEK, from the coding sequence ATGAATAATGATAAGAAAGCAAGGCGTCGGCATCAGAGAATCTGTGAAGTGCTCCAGGAGCAGGAGCATATGCAGGTTCTTGAGCTGTGTGAGCTGTTTCATGTCTCACCGGCAACGATTCGAAACGACCTGACAGTACTAGAAAAAAAGCAGCTGCTGAAACGTATTCCCGGTGGTGCGGTAAGTATTGGAAGAATGCCGCAAAATACTATTTTTTCTGCCAGAGAATCGCTCCATATGGATCTGAAGGATAAGATGGCCGACTACGCCGTTGCGCATCTGATCAAAGAAGGGATGAATGTGGCATTGGATGCCGGTACCACCTGCTGTGCTATTGCAAAGAAGCTGGCAGACGCATCCTGCCGCTGTACGGTTATCACCTATTCTCTTCCTGTAGCCAATGCCCTTGTTCATTGTGAGCATATAGAGGTGTTTTTAATGGCCGGACGGCTGGATAAGAAGCACGAATCGTTCCATGATGATGTGGCAGTTGAGGCAATGAAGCGAATGAACAGTGATGTATTTTTTCTTTCACCCAACGGAATCGATCCGATTGCCGGAATCACCAGCTCTGCAACCGATGAAAATATAATGAAGCGCATGATGCATGAGCATGCAGAGGAAACAATAGTTTGTGCAGATCACAGCAAGTTTTTCAAAAAGGCATTTAAAACGATCTGTCAGCTGTCAGATATCAAGGGAATTTTGAGTGACAGTAAGCTGAGCGGGGAGATACAGCAGAGATACAGCTCCATGGGTGTACGCTTGTATCTGGCAGAGAAATAA
- a CDS encoding Dabb family protein, which produces MVKHILFVKMKDNSIEQCEKVKALFLSMKEQIPFLREVQVGIDYLHSQRSYDVVLELVVDDRQALEDYQKNTYHVEKVKPYIHAVRSGSATVDYEY; this is translated from the coding sequence ATGGTAAAGCACATACTGTTTGTGAAAATGAAGGATAATTCCATCGAGCAATGTGAGAAAGTGAAGGCATTGTTCTTATCCATGAAGGAGCAGATTCCATTTCTGCGGGAGGTGCAGGTCGGAATTGACTATCTGCATTCCCAGCGTTCTTATGATGTCGTTCTGGAGCTTGTGGTGGATGATCGGCAGGCATTGGAGGACTATCAGAAAAACACCTACCATGTAGAAAAGGTAAAGCCTTATATTCATGCCGTGCGAAGTGGCAGTGCAACTGTTGATTATGAATACTGA
- a CDS encoding DUF4230 domain-containing protein, translated as MKILDTLGKTKKAIGGVVAICILAAVIFFAGTVFGGKQSEPKITSTALTQQLQEVNDLAVMEYNYTKVGKFENSLTLNGWNIPLTKKSFLLTYAGQLKAGVRMDQAEVDVKGKTITVLLPEVEILSNIIDEKSIEVYDETKNIFNPISIEDYTAFATQQKDKVADEAVENGLLSEAATKSQSAIRKFFNMIPEIKEQYSIEVKFKS; from the coding sequence ATGAAAATACTGGATACCCTTGGAAAAACAAAGAAAGCTATCGGCGGCGTTGTGGCCATCTGTATACTGGCTGCGGTCATCTTCTTTGCAGGAACCGTTTTCGGAGGAAAACAAAGTGAACCGAAAATCACATCAACAGCACTGACACAGCAGCTGCAGGAGGTCAATGACCTTGCCGTCATGGAATATAATTATACGAAGGTGGGGAAATTTGAGAATTCACTGACCTTAAACGGATGGAATATCCCGTTGACAAAAAAAAGCTTTCTGCTTACGTATGCAGGACAGCTGAAGGCCGGTGTGAGAATGGATCAGGCCGAGGTTGATGTAAAAGGAAAAACGATAACCGTTTTACTGCCGGAGGTTGAAATTCTGAGTAATATCATCGATGAGAAGAGCATAGAGGTATATGATGAAACAAAGAATATTTTCAATCCGATCAGCATTGAGGACTATACGGCATTTGCAACTCAGCAGAAGGATAAGGTAGCGGATGAAGCAGTGGAAAACGGGCTGCTCAGTGAGGCGGCGACAAAATCGCAATCCGCAATCCGTAAATTCTTCAATATGATACCGGAAATCAAAGAGCAGTACAGCATCGAAGTAAAATTCAAATCATAA
- a CDS encoding polymer-forming cytoskeletal protein, which translates to MGWYQKQKRIYESRQQNHVHDLPEDEVVHSEPKKEDMTKMEENKDAQQPVKPQESASLIGEHTEVTGDVSTDDDLTIYGRVKGNIKCSKRIQIYGSVEGDILCQDASVIQAEIHGNIECKETLKISQESTVEGNITTTALENGGAVRGDIHAGGHIRLSEKSQVSGDITAASISVDQGAVIQGCVMIGIQDTNGAQKEA; encoded by the coding sequence ATGGGCTGGTATCAGAAACAGAAAAGAATATATGAATCCAGACAGCAGAATCATGTACATGATCTGCCAGAGGATGAAGTGGTTCATTCAGAACCCAAGAAGGAGGATATGACTAAAATGGAAGAAAACAAAGATGCGCAGCAACCTGTAAAGCCGCAGGAAAGTGCTTCTCTGATTGGAGAACATACAGAAGTAACAGGTGATGTCAGTACGGATGATGACCTGACAATTTACGGTCGTGTAAAGGGGAATATCAAATGCAGCAAGCGTATTCAGATATATGGGAGTGTGGAAGGCGATATCCTCTGTCAGGATGCCTCTGTTATACAGGCTGAAATACATGGTAATATTGAATGCAAAGAAACACTGAAGATATCACAGGAAAGCACAGTGGAAGGAAATATCACAACGACTGCATTGGAAAACGGCGGAGCTGTTCGCGGAGATATTCATGCGGGAGGGCATATTCGCCTGAGTGAAAAATCACAGGTGAGCGGTGATATCACAGCCGCATCCATAAGTGTTGATCAGGGGGCAGTTATACAGGGCTGTGTTATGATTGGCATCCAGGATACAAACGGCGCACAAAAGGAAGCGTAA
- a CDS encoding collagen-like protein, with amino-acid sequence MTYQDEYYDDYTDNYAVCEDEHALQEDIPTDTCCEPYSHTCCPGPRGPRGFRGPAGPTGPMGPTGPGIGVTGPTGPTGATGNTGADGATGPTGPRGATGATGNTGASGITGATGATGENGATGPTGATGPAGSPGPQGLIGPTGPTGTPGVTGPTGNIGPTGLDGRDGPTGATGATGMTGATGATGPRGATGNTGADGATGATGTTGATGPQGLRGLQGPTGPTGLRGATGPTGADGAIGPTGPTGSTGPIGATGATGPRGIETQSFASFADFARAFENAQPMPLYQSIADTTGNITSTSTTSLLLQPGFYQISLEVSTILSTAGYMQITPAYNGAPHIEFGIYSRTGSPQNTAEGSSHFIIEVTQATPFTVNYNSNVANTDGQLTLVIVKLER; translated from the coding sequence ATGACATATCAGGATGAATATTATGACGATTATACAGACAACTATGCAGTGTGTGAGGATGAGCATGCTCTGCAAGAGGACATTCCAACAGATACCTGCTGTGAACCCTATTCCCATACATGTTGTCCGGGGCCGAGAGGTCCAAGGGGCTTTCGCGGGCCTGCAGGTCCGACAGGACCTATGGGACCGACAGGGCCGGGCATTGGAGTAACCGGACCGACGGGGCCTACCGGAGCTACGGGAAATACCGGGGCAGATGGGGCTACGGGGCCAACCGGGCCGCGGGGAGCAACAGGGGCTACAGGAAATACCGGAGCCTCCGGCATCACAGGGGCTACAGGGGCAACTGGTGAAAATGGCGCTACCGGACCGACGGGTGCAACAGGACCTGCCGGAAGTCCTGGACCACAGGGATTGATCGGACCAACGGGACCTACCGGAACCCCCGGTGTCACAGGACCGACGGGAAACATCGGACCAACCGGTTTAGATGGAAGAGATGGACCGACGGGTGCGACCGGAGCAACCGGCATGACCGGAGCAACAGGGGCTACCGGACCACGCGGGGCTACCGGGAATACAGGGGCAGATGGTGCAACCGGAGCGACAGGAACAACGGGTGCGACCGGGCCACAGGGACTTAGAGGATTGCAGGGACCGACAGGACCTACCGGATTAAGAGGTGCAACAGGGCCAACCGGAGCGGATGGAGCAATCGGTCCAACAGGACCAACCGGAAGCACAGGTCCGATTGGGGCTACCGGAGCAACCGGACCACGCGGTATTGAAACACAGTCCTTTGCCAGCTTTGCTGATTTTGCAAGAGCCTTTGAAAATGCTCAGCCAATGCCGTTATACCAAAGCATTGCGGATACAACCGGCAATATCACATCAACCTCCACGACTTCCCTGCTGCTGCAGCCGGGCTTCTATCAGATCTCACTGGAGGTCAGCACAATACTGTCTACAGCCGGCTATATGCAGATAACCCCGGCCTACAACGGAGCACCGCATATTGAATTTGGTATTTATTCACGAACAGGTTCCCCACAGAACACAGCTGAAGGCAGCAGTCATTTCATAATCGAGGTGACACAGGCAACCCCGTTTACCGTCAATTACAATTCCAATGTAGCAAATACGGACGGTCAGCTGACACTGGTCATCGTGAAGCTGGAGCGTTAA
- a CDS encoding MerR family transcriptional regulator, which yields MTIAEVSRMFEISVDTLRYYERIGLLPAVPRTPDGIRDYGEKDLGWIAFIKCMRSAGLPTEALIEYVELFQQGDASTQARLDILKEQRTLLKKRVLEMQATLKRLYTKIEGYEDGLARAEKKLRT from the coding sequence ATGACAATTGCCGAAGTAAGCCGTATGTTTGAAATTTCCGTAGATACGCTTCGCTATTATGAAAGAATCGGACTGCTTCCTGCTGTTCCGCGGACTCCCGACGGCATCCGTGATTACGGTGAAAAGGATTTGGGATGGATTGCGTTCATCAAATGCATGCGTAGTGCGGGACTGCCGACTGAAGCTTTGATTGAATACGTGGAGCTGTTTCAGCAGGGAGATGCCTCCACACAGGCACGGCTGGATATTTTGAAGGAACAGCGTACCCTGCTGAAAAAAAGGGTGCTGGAAATGCAGGCTACCCTGAAGCGGCTGTATACGAAAATCGAAGGCTATGAGGACGGGCTTGCAAGAGCGGAGAAAAAGCTGAGGACGTGA